A stretch of Nymphalis io chromosome 29, ilAglIoxx1.1, whole genome shotgun sequence DNA encodes these proteins:
- the LOC126779589 gene encoding putative uncharacterized protein DDB_G0282133 isoform X6, with protein sequence MMAPPKYPPKKNKPKGKENTVANAKDKKRPSEHDNEASVKRGKTDNNDDTIKASTSKTKLKPPNKVNAIELNVTKAKKTNDLQLNDIEIDDNASKDKVEGNPVNAGSKTSNEVLISKSNSSNAKKEAKMVADSEKSNVNVASTKNANKNDNTDKNNSNKTKKVATDKNIETVNKKDGISDVNKKAVDKIKTLKTKSKTQDGLQVKKAKLTETESMNTVDKSKHIKKVNTDKTKYSQTNDVTKSNNEAKNLNPNRSAEKKKEKNLAERFSKNKIVTNKNVNEKINNKISLNNKSKAINKINKIVSGKTVDTNSKIPQKRPSSENIKKNPLRISPRKPQSNMAVEQDSSKSSVKSLQKPVTNIPRLLKKPLSKPKPVT encoded by the exons ATGATGGCTCCACCGAAATATCCACCGAAGAAAAATAAACCTAAAGGCAAAGAGAATACGGTCGCTAATGCAAAAGATAAGAAACGTCCAAGTGAACATGATAATGAAGCGAGCGTTAAAAGAGGAAAAACAGATAATAATGATGATACTATTAAAGCTTCAACTTCGAAAACTAAACTTAAACCACCTAATAAAGTTAATGCAATAgaattaaatgttacaaaagCTAAGAAAACAAATGATTTGCAATTAAATGATATTGAAATTGATGATAATGCATCGAAGGACAAAGTAGAAGGTAATCCTGTAAATGCAGGTTCGAAAACATCTAATGAAGTTCTCATATCGAAAAGTAATTCATCTAATGCTAAGAAAGAAGCAAAAATGGTCGCAGATAGTGAAAAGTCAAACGTCAATGTTGCTAGTACAAAAAAcgctaataaaaatgataacacagataaaaacaacagtaataaaactaagaaagttgccacagataaaaatattgaaacagtTAACAAAAAAGATGGTATTTCTGATGTTAATAAGAAGGctgttgataaaattaaaactcttAAAACAAAATCGAAAACTCAAGATGGCTTACAGGTTAAGAAAGCTAAATTAACAGAAACAGAGTCCATGAATACAGTTGATAAATCGAAACATATCAAAAAAgtaaatacagataaaacaaaatattcacaaACAAATGACGTCACTAAATCAAATAATGAAGCAAAAAACTTAAATCCTAACCGAAGTgcagagaaaaaaaaagaaaaaaatttagcagaacgtttttctaaaaacaaaattgttacaaataaaaatgtcaatgaaaaaataaataataaaattagcttaaataataaaagtaaagctaTAAACAAGATAAATAAGATTGTTAGTGGAAAAACAGTTGATACGAACTCAAAGATACCCCAAAAGAGACCGTCTTCTGAAAATATTAAGAAGAATCCGTTAAGGATTAGTCCGA GAAAACCACAATCCAATATGGCGGTGGAACAAGACAGTTCGAAATCTTCCGTTAAAAGTTTACAGAAACCCGTTACAAATATACCGA GATTACTAAAGAAACCCCTATCAAAACCGAAGCCAGTTACATGA
- the LOC126779605 gene encoding 1,5-anhydro-D-fructose reductase-like, which translates to MLQEKIAELTNAKIKYGKFDNMTSIELRDGSAMPVIAVGTALLEPKLIKHIIGAAIDLGYRAIDTAFIYGNEKLVGEAIQAKINDGTVRRDELYIMAKLWSTFHRRDLVLKACKQSLEIMGLEYFDLYLIHNPMSLKEGDNPLPKIANVLQYSEHDYLEAWYGIEDLIQQGLVKRGGVSNFNSVQVEKVLDKGKIKPVINQVESHPYLTQQRLDEFCTTRNVKLSCFGVLGSKGTPLELKSDLPPVIDDPLVKVMSAGLGIKPSQLLIAYQKQAGRNVVVKSTSATHLWDNLQALNLKLDESNITALNALNRNKRTFTFVGMGETHKNYPFNIPF; encoded by the exons ATGCTGCAAGAGAAGATTGCGGAACTCACGAATGCTAAGATTAAATATGGAAAATTTGACAATATGACCTCGATCGAGCTCCGAGATGGATCCGCTATGCCTGTTATTGCAGTTGGCACAGCTTTG CTGGAACCAAAGCTGATCAAACATATAATAGGCGCTGCGATAGATCTCGGCTACCGCGCCATAGACACCGCATTCATCTACGGAAACGAGAAACTAGTAGGCGAGGCGATACAGGCTAAAATAAACGACGGAACTGTAAGACG TGACGAGTTGTACATAATGGCCAAGCTGTGGAGTACGTTCCATCGGCGTGACCTGGTGTTGAAGGCCTGCAAGCAGTCCTTGGAAATAATGGGGTTGGAGTACTTCGACCTTTACTTAATACACAATCCTATGTCGCTTAAG GAGGGTGACAACCCTTTACCAAAAATCGCGAATGTTCTCCAATACTCCGAGCACGATTACCTCGAAGCCTGGTACGGTATCGAGGACCTGATACAACAGGGTCTCGTGAAAAGGGGGGGAGTGAGCAACTTCAACTCTGTGCAAGTTGAGAAAGTTTTGGACAAGGGGAAGATTAAGCCAGTTATAAATCAG GTCGAAAGTCATCCATACTTGACACAACAACGCTTGGACGAATTCTGTACGACTCGCAATGTCAAGCTAAGCTGCTTCGGTGTGTTGGGCTCTAAGGGGACACCATTGGAACTGAAGAGTGATTTACCACCAGTTATAGATGATCCTTTAGTTAAGGTCATGTCTGCGGGATTGGGGATCAAGCCAAGCCAGCTGCTTATAGC atatCAAAAACAAGCGGGCCGCAATGTAGTCGTTAAATCAACTAGCGCTACTCACTTGTGGGATAATTTACAAGCGCTGAACTTGAAACTGGATGAGTCCAATATTACGGCGCTTAACGCCCTCAACAGGAACAAGCGTACATTCACATTTGTGGG aatgggAGAGACTCACAAGAACTATCCTTTTAATatacctttttaa